A genomic segment from Ptychodera flava strain L36383 chromosome 8, AS_Pfla_20210202, whole genome shotgun sequence encodes:
- the LOC139139393 gene encoding F-box/LRR-repeat protein 7-like, translating to MHITALGDHVLLEIFEKLSYRDLRCSVRLTCLHWNKLSQDFSLWRVINLSELSDRKNIVTDEVLLKVMKNYCSKICKINLSGCTMLTDASFLFIADNCPALISLNIAYTSVSEKAMTKVMTNCLKLQHLNILGCRKLPITIFQQFRNLIKLQVRVDDFYTTSRSMDWCNQNLRQVAGRCPQLEFFDGRNSAYLSDDTVAELVTKCPKLRSLKFDQCASLTGDCIVELSKKLIHLKFISLANCGIGDEAVIAIAENCPMLTHLNISATKLHVRAQNITDASLQSIAMHCEKLQYLDIHSAEHLHQCQNLSDIGLVAVVTNCVKLRHLDIRNCSKISDKSLLKLAEHCTLLEHVEMKSSSLISSTGINAILQKCTRLLFIDSQKCSNVHQLSLNERFNTEGTICFKRHVHRTKISQSRSARDICVDFSADRVMCARAVDFNDVKEKHDVESVAENTSKESDLKHGDTTSTCSESTNAACASVLTELNVDDHDNLQKGIDQEHSCSKMRESKIHSLCGAYSLQSLPNCDETDSFDDTSSRLRVVNVLEYNSKILPMQLQYLDLSYCSRLTNASLEQIGNHCHHIKVLFLKELPLINDSGICHLIESLSYLENINVSCWQNSPSKVSDAALVKLAEFCPRLKRVIVWGTLHASDVGVKEILEKCAEIQEVGVTVGYGCTLNREGLCSIIDSYWLSFKCQVHDNYFDSKRCTGTSEHEMKTNLLFSLKP from the coding sequence ATGCATATCACAGCTCTCGGAGATCATGTACTGTTGGAAATCTTTGAGAAATTATCCTATCGTGATTTACGATGTAGTGTACGCTTAACTTGCTTACACTGGAACAAACTCAGTCAAGATTTCAGTCTATGGAGAGTCATTAATCTTTCTGAATTAAGTGACAGGAAGAACATCGTCACTGATGAAGTTTTGTTAAAGGTGATGAAGAACTACTGTAGCAAAATATGTAAGATAAATTTGTCTGGCTGCACTATGCTGACAGATGCAAGTTTCCTCTTTATTGCTGACAACTGCCCTGCATTGATATCACTAAATATTGCATACACTAGTGTCAGTGAGAAAGCTATgaccaaagtcatgacaaatTGTCTAAAGCTGCAGCACCTAAATATTTTAGGGTGTCGGAAATTGCCAATaacaatttttcaacaatttagGAACTTGATCAAACTGCAAGTACGTGTTGATGACTTTTACACAACATCAAGGAGTATGGACTGGTGTAATCAGAATCTAAGACAAGTTGCTGGAAGATGTCCACAATTGGAattttttgatggaagaaaTTCAGCTTACCTATCAGATGACACTGTGGCTGAGTTGGTGACTAAATGCCCAAAATTAAGGtctctaaaatttgaccagTGTGCTTCTTTAACAGGTGATTGCATTGTTGAGCTAAGTAAGAAGTTGattcatttgaaatttatttcattaGCAAATTGTGGAATCGGAGATGAGGCTGTCATTGCCATCGCGGAAAATTGTCCAATGCTcactcatttgaatatttcagcAACAAAGTTACATGTACGAGCGCAAAACATCACTGATGCAAGCTTACAAAGTATAGCCATGCATTGTGAAAAACTGCAGTACTTAGATATTCACAGTGCTGAACATTTACACCAATGCCAAAACTTATCTGATATTGGATTAGTTGCAGTGGTCACTAATTGTGTGAAACTAAGACACCTAGATATCAGGAACTGCTCAAAGATAAGTGATAAAAGTCTACTGAAACTTGCAGAGCATTGTACATTGTTAGAGCATGTGGAAATGAAAAGCTCATCTTTGATTTCTTCCACAGGtataaatgccatattacagaAATGTACAAGACTTCTTTTCATTGACTCCCAGAAATGCTCCAATGTTCATCAACTTTCTCTAAATGAGAGATTCAACACAGAAGGTACCATTTGTTTCAAACGTCATGTTCATAGAACTAAGATATCTCAAAGCAGAAGTGCAAGAGATATTTGTGttgatttcagtgcagatagaGTCATGTGTGCTAGAGCTGTGGATTTTAATGATGTAAAAGAAAAACATGATGTAGAATCAGTAGCAGAAAATACTTCCAAGGAAAGTGATCTGAAACATGGTGATACTACCAGTACATGTTCAGAATCTACAAATGCAGCATGTGCAAGTGTCTTGACAGAGTTGAATGTGGATGACCATGACAATCTACAAAAAGGCATTGATCAGGAACACTCATGCAGCAAAATGAGAGAAAGTAAGATTCATTCATTGTGTGGAGCATATAGTCTTCAATCTCTTCCAAATTGTGATGAGACTGATTCTTTTGATGATACCAGCTCCAGACTCAGAGTTGTAAATGTCCTAGAGTACAACTCCAAAATTTTACCCATGCAACTGCAGTATTTAGATCTCAGCTACTGTTCAAGGTTGACAAATGCAAGCCTTGAACAAATTGGAAATCATTGTCACCATATCAAGGTTCTTTTCCTGAAAGAATTGCCACTGATCAATGATTCTGGAATTTGTCATCTCATTGAGAGtttgtcatatttagaaaatATCAATGTTTCCTGTTGGCAAAATTCACCATCAAAGGTATCTGATGCTGCTCTTGTAAAGTTGGCAGAGTTTTGTCCGAGACTTAAACGTGTCATTGTTTGGGGCACATTACATGCATCAGATGTTGGTGTCAAGGAAATATTAGAAAAATGTGCAGAAAtccaagaagttggtgtcacaGTAGGTTACGGATGTACTTTGAATAGGGAAGGTTTGTGTTCCATCATAGATAGCTACTGGCTATCTTTCAAATGTCAAGTACATGACAATTACTTTGACAGTAAAAGATGTACTGGTACTAGTGAgcatgaaatgaaaacaaatctcTTATTCAGTCTGAAACCATAA